A genomic region of Populus nigra chromosome 11, ddPopNigr1.1, whole genome shotgun sequence contains the following coding sequences:
- the LOC133668136 gene encoding ammonium transporter 3 member 1-like: MAAPQPNPVPVAYQGGSPSVPDWLNKGDNAWQMISATLVGLQSVPGLVILYGSIVKKKWAVNSAFMAFYTFAAVLGQKFLIKQAALPETTQFYDNGGVETAMAAPLYPMASMVWFQCVFAAITLILLAGSVLGRMNFKAWMAFVPLWLIFSYTVGAFSLWGGGFLFHWGVSWTILVVMLFIFLQGSLA; encoded by the exons ATGGCTGCTCCTCAACCTAACCCAGTCCCAGTGGCATACCAAGGAGGCTCACCTTCAGTTCCTGACTGGTTAAACAAGGGCGATAACGCATGGCAAATGATCTCAGCCACCCTTGTTGGACTCCAGAGTGTGCCAGGACTTGTAATTCTCTATGGAAGCATTGTCAAGAAAAAATGGGCAGTCAATTCAGCTTTCATGGCCTTTTACACTTTTGCTGCTGTT TTAGGCCAGAAGTTTCTAATCAAACAAGCTGCACTCCCTGAGACCACACAGTTCTACGATAACGGTGGTGTGGAGACTGCAATGGCTGCACCATTATATCCCATGGCTTCCATGGTTTGGTTTCAGTGTGTGTTTGCTGCAATCACTCTTATTCTTTTGGCTGGATCAGTGCTTGGAAGAATGAATTTTAAGGCTTGGATGGCTTTTGTGCCACTTTGGCTCATTTTCTCTTACACTGTTGGTGCCTTCAGCTTGTGGGGTGGTGGATTCTTGTTTCACTGGGGGGTGTCATGGACTATTCTGGTGGTTATGTTATTCATCTTTCTTCAGGGATCGCTGGCTTGA
- the LOC133706328 gene encoding terpene synthase 10-like encodes MALTHFASSFCTLPALASPSRALVGPISSKNYRSLPTKVRCMVATEAAGQIVRRSANYQTSIWEYDFVQSLTSKYKGEPYTARIEKLKANIRMMLANASKPLDQLELIDALQRLGLSYHFVDEIKSTLKSLFYKNHIENTKTVHDLYATALEFRLLRQHGYKVPQEVFNHFKDEQGNFRAWIHDDLKGMLFLYEASYFLVEGESILEDARDFTTKNLEKYVEKCNPSEYLSKMVSHALELPLAWRMLRLESNWFINVYETKTDMEPVLLELAKLDFNMVQAIHQEDLKHSSRWWKRTGLGEKLDFARDRLVENFLWTVGVIFEPQFGNCRRMLTKVNSLITTIDDVYDVYGTLDELELFTDAVVRWDLNFMDRLPDYMKLCFFALYNSVNEMAYDILKYQGVDILPYLKKAWADLCKSYLLEAKWYFSGYTPALQEYMDNAWISISAPVILVHAYFYVSNPTTEEASQFMEEYPDIIRWSSMILRLADDLGTSTDELKRGDISKSIQCYMHEAGVSEEKARDHIRNLIGNTWKKINDYQLVNPRFSQTFIGIAMNLARMAQCMYQYGDGHGVEHLETKDRVKSLLIKPL; translated from the exons ATGGCTCTTACCCACTTTGCTTCATCATTTTGTACTCTCCCAGCATTAGCATCTCCAAGTCGCGCCTTAGTAGGACCTATATCAAGCAAGAATTATCGATCTCTACCTACCAAAGTTCGATGCATGGTTGCCACCGAAGCTGCTGGTCAAATTGTCCGGCGGTCGGCAAATTATCAAACTTCCATATGGGAGTATGATTTTGTTCAGTCACTGACTAGTAAATATAAG GGAGAGCCATATACAGCGCGAATCGAAAAGTTGAAGGCAAACATAAGGATGATGCTGGCGAACGCATCGAAACCCTTGGATCAACTTGAGCTAATCGATGCCTTGCAAAGACTTGGGTTATCTTACCATTTTGTTGATGAAATAAAGAGCACGTTGAAGAGTTTATTCTACAAAAATCATATAGAGAATACAAAGACAGTACATGACTTGTATGCTACTGCTCTAGAATTTCGACTCCTGAGGCAGCATGGATACAAGGTACCTCAAG AGGTTTTCAATCATTTCAAGGACGAACAAGGAAACTTTAGGGCATGGATTCATGACGATTTGAAGGGAATGCTATTTCTGTATGAAGCTTCATACTTCTTGGTAGAAGGCGAGAGCATCTTGGAGGATGCAAGAGACTTCACCaccaaaaatcttgaaaaatatgtCGAGAAGTGCAACCCTTCCGAATATCTTTCAAAGATGGTGAGCCATGCCTTAGAGCTTCCACTGGCTTGGAGGATGCTAAGATTGGAGTCCAATTGGTTCATCAATGTGTATGAAACTAAAACTGATATGGAACCTGTGTTGTTAGAACTAGCTAAATTGGATTTCAACATGGTACAAGCAATACACCAAGAAGATCTGAAACATTCATCTAG GTGGTGGAAGAGGACAGGACTTGGAGAAAAGTTGGATTTTGCCAGGGACAGGCTGGTGGAGAATTTCTTATGGACTGTGGGGGTCATATTTGAACCTCAGTTTGGTAATTGCAGGAGAATGCTAACAAAAGTTAATTCACTTATAACAACAATTGATGATGTTTATGATGTCTATGGTACCTTAGATGAGCTTGAGCTATTCACAGATGCCGTCGTAAG ATGGGATCTTAACTTCATGGATCGGCTTCCAGACTAtatgaaattatgtttttttgcaCTGTACAATTCAGTTAATGAAATGGCTTATGATATTCTTAAATATCAAGGAGTTGACATCCTTCCTTACTTAAAGAAAGCG TGGGCAGACTTATGTAAATCATATTTATTGGAGGCTAAGTGGTACTTCAGTGGATATACACCAGCTCTTCAAGAATACATGGATAATGCATGGATTTCAATTTCAGCACCAGTGATTCTAGTTCAtgcatatttttatgtttccaaTCCAACAACAGAGGAGGCCTCACAATTCATGGAGGAATACCCAGATATAATTCGATGGTCATCCATGATTTTACGCCTTGCTGATGATCTTGGAACCTCCACG gatgAATTAAAACGAGGAGATATTTctaaatcaattcaatgttaTATGCATGAAGCCGGAGTATCTGAAGAAAAAGCTCGTGATCATATAAGAAATTTAATTGGaaatacatggaaaaaaataaatgattatcaACTTGTTAATCCCCGTTTCTCCCAAACTTTTATTGGAATTGCAATGAACCTTGCACGAATGGCGCAATGCATGTATCAATATGGAGATGGACATGGTGTTGAACATCTTGAGACTAAGGATAGGGTGAAATCCTTACTTATTAAGCCTTTATAA